In Papaver somniferum cultivar HN1 chromosome 1, ASM357369v1, whole genome shotgun sequence, a genomic segment contains:
- the LOC113315428 gene encoding uncharacterized protein LOC113315428 isoform X2 yields MGTPSGKNISMTGSSDQDGSTVNDAPLWRHVVKLDKSPGGGGNRSFRCNFCNIIYNGSYSRVKAHLLKVKGQGIRICPKVDYESLKSLHKEHASSDQKKLVSTSTSSIYESPLPISSHFMQVKKRKTEDEEISPTVFDSAGRDELDKKAAKLFYSSALPFNLARSPYWRDFVTSVANSNCKGYSPPSYDQLRFNLLKDEKTRIERMLDKVKSSWDQTGVSILCDGWTDRNQGSLVNFMAVSSNGQFFLKAVDASGKGEDSKFLSQLLTEVINQVGPSRVVQIITDNASVCKAATLSLEATYPHVFWTPCVVHTLNLGLKNICNPEYSIGNTQRYEVLKWIPDIESDLENIRDFIVGNEYSSSFYNKYGQLRLLKVPEARFATTIVLAKRVKEVKDALMKLVFDIDWEIYSTSDKEKAQIFSTRIKDDSWWGKVDYLIEFTEPIVNMMGIADTNEAILHRVWEMWGLMLEQVQSVIFRNEKKDTLVDNSDFCNAVQSVLVERWDKNDTALLCLAYSLNPKYYSHTWLKGEWGTRQCLAPHQDPEIADKRILCFRRLYDNPNLLRQIQNEYGKFATGSAPFDQMEALQLRDDIDPISWWANFGSGTPLLQSLALRLLSQPASSSCCGRNWKTYSMIYDIKSKSASARSEDLVYVHSNLRLMSRRTEDYVFLCGIIAKARRSFGT; encoded by the exons ATGGGTACCCCATCCGGGAAAAATATAAGTATGACAGGATCAAGTGACCAGGATGGTAGTACTGTTAATGATGCCCCTTTGTGGAGACATGTGGTGAAGTTAGATAAATCTCCTGGTGGAGGAGGGAACAGGTCTTTCAGATGCAACTTCTGCAATATTATATATAATGGATCATACTCGAGAGTGAAGGCACATTTACTTAAGGTTAAAGGCCAAGGGATCAGAATCTGTCCAAAAGTTGATTATGAGTCGCTTAAAAGTTTGCACAAGGAGCACGCTAGCTCAGACCAAAAGAAACTTGTCTCTACAAGCACTTCCAGTATATATGAATCTCCGTTGCCTATATCAAGTCATTTTATGCAAGTGAAGAAGAGAAAGACGGAAGATGAAGAAATTTCGCCTACGGTATTTGATTCTGCCGGTAGAGATGAATTAGATAAAAAAGCTGCTAAGTTGTTCTACTCTAGTGCCCTGCCATTTAACCTAGCCAGATCACCTTATTGGAGAGACTTTGTTACATCTGTCGCTAACAGCAACTGTAAAGGCTATTCCCCTCCAAGTTACGATCAGTTGCGGTTTAATCTACTGAAAGATGAAAAAACACGCATAGAAAGAATGCTCGACAAGGTAAAATCATCTTGGGACCAGACAGGGGTTTCTATTTTGTGTGATGGCTGGACAGATCGAAATCAGGGATCCCTTGTTAATTTTATGGCAGTATCTTCGAATGGGCAGTTCTTTTTGAAGGCCGTGGATGCTTCCGGCAAGGGGGAGGACTCGAAGTTTCTGTCTCAGCTCTTAACGGAGGTGATAAATCAGGTTGGTCCAAGTAGAGTTGTTCAGATTATAACTGACAATGCCTCTGTTTGTAAAGCAGCAACTTTAAGTCTAGAGGCAACATATCCTCATGTTTTTTGGACTCCTTGTGTAGTTCATACTCTGAATCTTGGACTTAAAAATATATGTAACCCTGAATACAGCATAGGAAACACCCAAAGATATGAAGTGCTTAAGTGGATCCCTGATATTGAGAGcgatcttgagaatattcgagATTTTATAGTTGGCAACGAGTATTCTTCATCATTTTACAACAAGTATGGTCAGCTGAGGTTGTTAAAGGTTCCTGAAGCAAGGTTTGCTACAACAATTGTGTTAGCAAAGAGGGTTAAGGAGGTCAAGGATGCCTTAATGAAATTGGTATTTGATATTGATTGGGAAATTTACAGTACTAGCGACAAGGAAAAAGCTCAGATTTTCTCTACTAGGATAAAAGACGATTCATGGTGGGGAAAAGTCGATTATCTTATAGAGTTTACAGAACCAATAGTTAATATGATGGGGATTGCAGATACAAATGAAGCCATTCTACACAGAGTTTGGGAAATGTGGGGACTTATGCTGGAACAAGTACAATCCGTAATTTTCAGGAATGAGAAAAAAGATACTCTTGTTGATAACTCTGACTTTTGTAACGCAGTTCAGTCTGTTTTGGTTGAGAGATGGGATAAAAATGATACCGCTTTGCTATGCTTGGCTTACTCACTTAACCCGAAATATTACAGCCATACATGGCTTAAAGGTGAGTGGGGCACACGTCAATGCTTAGCACCCCATCAGGATCCAGAAATAGCTGATAAGAGGATACTTTGTTTCAGGCGACTTTATGATAATCCTAACCTGCTGAGACAAATCCAGAATGAATATGGAAAATTTGCGACGGGATCTGCACCTTTTGATCAGATGGAAGCTTTGCAATTAAGAGACGATATCGATCCAATATCATGGTGGGCTAACTTTGGATCTGGTACACCTCTCCTACAATCCCTTGCATTAAGGCTTCTTTCACAGCCAGCTTCATCCTCATGTTGCGGAAGAAATTGGAAGACATACTCAATGATTTATGATATTAAGAGTAAATCTGCTTCAGCTCGGTCTGAAGATCTAGTGTATGTTCACTCGAACCTGAGGCTCATGTCCCGTAGGACAGAAGATTATGT CTTCTTGTGTGGAATTATAGCAAAGGCCCGACGAAGTTTTGGGACATAG
- the LOC113315428 gene encoding uncharacterized protein LOC113315428 isoform X1: MGTPSGKNISMTGSSDQDGSTVNDAPLWRHVVKLDKSPGGGGNRSFRCNFCNIIYNGSYSRVKAHLLKVKGQGIRICPKVDYESLKSLHKEHASSDQKKLVSTSTSSIYESPLPISSHFMQVKKRKTEDEEISPTVFDSAGRDELDKKAAKLFYSSALPFNLARSPYWRDFVTSVANSNCKGYSPPSYDQLRFNLLKDEKTRIERMLDKVKSSWDQTGVSILCDGWTDRNQGSLVNFMAVSSNGQFFLKAVDASGKGEDSKFLSQLLTEVINQVGPSRVVQIITDNASVCKAATLSLEATYPHVFWTPCVVHTLNLGLKNICNPEYSIGNTQRYEVLKWIPDIESDLENIRDFIVGNEYSSSFYNKYGQLRLLKVPEARFATTIVLAKRVKEVKDALMKLVFDIDWEIYSTSDKEKAQIFSTRIKDDSWWGKVDYLIEFTEPIVNMMGIADTNEAILHRVWEMWGLMLEQVQSVIFRNEKKDTLVDNSDFCNAVQSVLVERWDKNDTALLCLAYSLNPKYYSHTWLKGEWGTRQCLAPHQDPEIADKRILCFRRLYDNPNLLRQIQNEYGKFATGSAPFDQMEALQLRDDIDPISWWANFGSGTPLLQSLALRLLSQPASSSCCGRNWKTYSMIYDIKSKSASARSEDLVYVHSNLRLMSRRTEDYVKGPTKFWDIVGEDSDLEGQPELDLANLSLDDPVLEPMMFDEEEDNGMEMLNPIGTSGSFVAGDEETD; this comes from the exons ATGGGTACCCCATCCGGGAAAAATATAAGTATGACAGGATCAAGTGACCAGGATGGTAGTACTGTTAATGATGCCCCTTTGTGGAGACATGTGGTGAAGTTAGATAAATCTCCTGGTGGAGGAGGGAACAGGTCTTTCAGATGCAACTTCTGCAATATTATATATAATGGATCATACTCGAGAGTGAAGGCACATTTACTTAAGGTTAAAGGCCAAGGGATCAGAATCTGTCCAAAAGTTGATTATGAGTCGCTTAAAAGTTTGCACAAGGAGCACGCTAGCTCAGACCAAAAGAAACTTGTCTCTACAAGCACTTCCAGTATATATGAATCTCCGTTGCCTATATCAAGTCATTTTATGCAAGTGAAGAAGAGAAAGACGGAAGATGAAGAAATTTCGCCTACGGTATTTGATTCTGCCGGTAGAGATGAATTAGATAAAAAAGCTGCTAAGTTGTTCTACTCTAGTGCCCTGCCATTTAACCTAGCCAGATCACCTTATTGGAGAGACTTTGTTACATCTGTCGCTAACAGCAACTGTAAAGGCTATTCCCCTCCAAGTTACGATCAGTTGCGGTTTAATCTACTGAAAGATGAAAAAACACGCATAGAAAGAATGCTCGACAAGGTAAAATCATCTTGGGACCAGACAGGGGTTTCTATTTTGTGTGATGGCTGGACAGATCGAAATCAGGGATCCCTTGTTAATTTTATGGCAGTATCTTCGAATGGGCAGTTCTTTTTGAAGGCCGTGGATGCTTCCGGCAAGGGGGAGGACTCGAAGTTTCTGTCTCAGCTCTTAACGGAGGTGATAAATCAGGTTGGTCCAAGTAGAGTTGTTCAGATTATAACTGACAATGCCTCTGTTTGTAAAGCAGCAACTTTAAGTCTAGAGGCAACATATCCTCATGTTTTTTGGACTCCTTGTGTAGTTCATACTCTGAATCTTGGACTTAAAAATATATGTAACCCTGAATACAGCATAGGAAACACCCAAAGATATGAAGTGCTTAAGTGGATCCCTGATATTGAGAGcgatcttgagaatattcgagATTTTATAGTTGGCAACGAGTATTCTTCATCATTTTACAACAAGTATGGTCAGCTGAGGTTGTTAAAGGTTCCTGAAGCAAGGTTTGCTACAACAATTGTGTTAGCAAAGAGGGTTAAGGAGGTCAAGGATGCCTTAATGAAATTGGTATTTGATATTGATTGGGAAATTTACAGTACTAGCGACAAGGAAAAAGCTCAGATTTTCTCTACTAGGATAAAAGACGATTCATGGTGGGGAAAAGTCGATTATCTTATAGAGTTTACAGAACCAATAGTTAATATGATGGGGATTGCAGATACAAATGAAGCCATTCTACACAGAGTTTGGGAAATGTGGGGACTTATGCTGGAACAAGTACAATCCGTAATTTTCAGGAATGAGAAAAAAGATACTCTTGTTGATAACTCTGACTTTTGTAACGCAGTTCAGTCTGTTTTGGTTGAGAGATGGGATAAAAATGATACCGCTTTGCTATGCTTGGCTTACTCACTTAACCCGAAATATTACAGCCATACATGGCTTAAAGGTGAGTGGGGCACACGTCAATGCTTAGCACCCCATCAGGATCCAGAAATAGCTGATAAGAGGATACTTTGTTTCAGGCGACTTTATGATAATCCTAACCTGCTGAGACAAATCCAGAATGAATATGGAAAATTTGCGACGGGATCTGCACCTTTTGATCAGATGGAAGCTTTGCAATTAAGAGACGATATCGATCCAATATCATGGTGGGCTAACTTTGGATCTGGTACACCTCTCCTACAATCCCTTGCATTAAGGCTTCTTTCACAGCCAGCTTCATCCTCATGTTGCGGAAGAAATTGGAAGACATACTCAATGATTTATGATATTAAGAGTAAATCTGCTTCAGCTCGGTCTGAAGATCTAGTGTATGTTCACTCGAACCTGAGGCTCATGTCCCGTAGGACAGAAGATTATGT CAAAGGCCCGACGAAGTTTTGGGACATAGTGGGGGAGGACAGTGATCTAGAAGGGCAACCAGAACTTGATTTGGCTAATTTGTCATTAGATGACCCGGTTCTGGAGCCAATGATgtttgatgaggaagaagataatggGATGGAAATGTTGAATCCAATTGGGACATCGGGCTCATTTGTTGCAGGAGATGAAGAAACAGATTGA